The genomic stretch GCGACCAACAACGACCCGTTCGGCTCGATCCTCGTCTCCGCCTCCGGTGAAGTGCTGTTCGAGGAGCACAACTGGGAATCGACCGGCGATGCGACGCGGCACCCCGAGATCGATATCGCCAGATGGGCCTCCGCCAACCTGAGCCCCGCCGACCGCGCCGCCGCCACCGTCTATACCTCGGGCGAACACTGCCCGATGTGCGCCGCCGCCCATGCCTGGGTCGGGCTGGGCCGCATCGTCTACGCCGCCTCGTCGGCGCAACTCACCGAGTGGCGCACCGCCATGGGCGATAGTCCCTCGCCGGTCAGCGCGCTGCCGATCAACGCCATCGCTCCGGGGTTGCCGGTCGATGGTCCGGATCCGGCGCTGGAGGAGCGGATGCATGAGCTGCATCGGCGTCGGCATGCGATGCGGTCGCAGGGGTAGGTCACCAGCGGCGCCACATCGCCCCCTCGCCCCTTTGGGGAGAGGGCGGCGAAGGAGGCCAACGGCCTCATTCGCGGGGTGAGGGGCGCCAAGCGCACCAACGTCAGACAAGCTATGGGGAGTTGCTCGGCCGGTGTGCTTGGCTACCCCTCACCCTGACCCTGTCCCCAGAGGGGAGAGGGGACGTGCGCTGCGATAGCGGCGAGCGTCACGCCCTCACCCTACCCGCCCCCGCTCCGCCAGAAAGTCCAGCAGCACCCGCACGCGCGCCGGCAGGTAGCCGCCCTGCCCGCTGAACACCGCGTGGAAATCTTCAAGGTCGCCGGGATTGTGCTGCTCCAGCACCGGCACCAGCCGCCCCGCGGCGAGGTCGTCGCGCACCGTGAAGGCGGCGAGCCGGGTGATGCCGACGCCGGCCACCGCCATCTGCCGCAGCGCCTCGCCGTCGCTGGCTTGCAGGTTTCCTGCCACCGGCACCGTCACCAGCTTGTTCCCCTCCTTGAGCGGCCAGCCCTCGACCGTCCGCCGGTAGCAGAAGTTGAGCCGGTTGTGCGCCTCGAGCTGGGTGGCGCTCGCCGGCGTACCATGCCGCGCCAGATAGCCCGGTGAGGCCACGATCACCATCCGCGTCGCTCCGAGTTTGCGTGCCATCAGACTCGAGTTCTTCAACGGCCCGGCCCGCACCGCCACATCGGTGCGCTCGGCATAGAGATCGACTATCGCGTCGGTCTGCACCACGTTGAGGCTGATGCCGGGGTAAAGCGCCAGGAACTCCGGCAGCAGCGGCGTCAGGATATGGGTGCCGTAGGAGGCGCTGGTGTTGAGCCGGATCCGCCCGGCCGGCTGTTCGGCGGCCCCGGCGCCGCGCTCCGCTTCTTCGAGGTCGGCCAGGATTCGCAAGCTCGACTCGTAGAACGCCGTCCCTTCCGGCGTCAGCTGCAGCGTGCGGGTCGAGCGGCTGAGCAGTCGCGTGCCAAGCCTGGTTTCCAGCCGCGCCATCAGCTTGCTCACCGCCGAGGGCGTCATCCGCAGCGTCCGCGCCGCCGCCGAGAAGCCGCCCATATCGACCACCCGCACGAACACGTCCATCTCGCCGAAGCGGTTCACCTCACTGCGCGACATGTGAACTCAACTCACAAAAGCTGTTCCCTGAGGCAGTCTAGTTCATCGTCCGCGCGAGGTCCATTTCTGCGCCCTGAACAGTTCTCAGGTGCATCATGCCACTCGCTCTCTATGCGCTCACTGCCGGTGCCTTCGGCATCGGCGTCACCGAATTCGTCATCATGGGCCTGCTGCTCGAGGTCGGCGCCGATCTCGGCGTCAGCGTCGCGACGGCGGGGCTGCTGATCTCCGGCTACGCTCTCGGGGTCGTGGTCGGCGCCCCGCTTCTCACCTCGCTCACTGCCCGCTGGCCGCGCAAGACCACCCTGCTGGTGCTGATGGCCATCTTCACCCTCGGCAACATCGCCTGCGCCATCGCGCCGAGCTACGGGATGCTGATGGCGGCGCGGGTGCTCACCTCGCTGGCCCATGGCACTTTCTTCGGCGTCGGCTCGGTGGTCGCCACCAGCCTCGTCGCCCCGGGTCGCCGCGCCTCGGCAATCGCGGTGATGTTCACCGGCCTCACCGTCGCCAATATCCTCGGCGTGCCCTTCGGCACCTGGCTCGGCCAGCTGACCTCGTGGCGCACCACCTTCTGGGCCGTCGCAGCCATCGGCATCGTCGCCATGCTGGTGATCGCCACTCTCGTTCCGAGGGACAAGGCCGCCCCGGAAGCGGACGACTGGCGCGCCGACCTCCGCGCCATGCTGCGCGGGCCGGTGCTGTTCGGGCTGCTGCTCACCGTGCTCGGCTTCGGCGGCGTATTCACCGTCTTCACCTACACTGCCCCTGTGCTCACCGAGGTCAGCGGCTTCCCGGAAGCCATGGTCTCGCCGATCCTGCTGGTGTTCGGCGGTGGACTCGTGGTCGGCAACCTCCTCGGCGGCAAGCTCGCCGACCGGAACCTGCTCTGGAGTGTCCTCGGCACGCTCGCCGCCCTAGGCCTTGTCATGCTGGCGATGAGCCTCGCCCTGTCCAACCCGGTCACCGCGGTGATCGCGGTTGGCCTCCTCGGGGCGGCAGGCTTTGCCACCGTGGCGCCGCTGCAGCTCTGGGTGCTGGAAAAGGCCGGCGGCGCCGGCACCAGCCTCGCGTCTTCGCTCAACATCGCCGCCTTCAACCTCGGCAACGCGCTGGGCGCCTGGCTCGGCGGCGGCGCCCTCGAGCAGGGGCTTGGGCTCACCGCCCTGCCGCTGGTCGGCGCCGTGCTGCCGCTCCTCGCCCTGGCCCTGCTGCTGCTGAGCCTGCTGCTCCGCCGCAGCGCGCCGCTCGCCACCTCCAACTGAAAGTCGACATCATGGACTATCGCACTCTTGGCGCCTCCGGCCTGAAGATCCCGGCGCTCAGTTTCGGCGCCGGTACCTTTGGCGGCTCCGGTCCGCTGTTCAGCCACTGGGGCACCTCCGACGATGCCGAAGCCCGCCGCCTCGTCGATATCTGCCTCGAAGCCGGCGTCACCCTGTTCGACACCGCCGACGTCTATTCCGACGGTGCCTCCGAACGGGTGCTCGGGGCGGCGTTGAAGGGCCGCCGGCACCAGGCGCTGATCTCCACCAAGACCGGCCTGCCGATGGGCGATGGCCCGGCCGAAGCGGGCACCTCACGAGCGAGATTGATTGGCGGCGTCGATGCCGCGCTCACCCGCCTCGGCACCGACTATATCGACCTGCTGCAGCTCCACGCCTTCGATGCCGCAACACCTGTCGCCGAGACGCTCGGCACGCTCGACGACCTCATCCGCGCCGGCAAGCTCCGCTATGTCGGCGTCTCCAACTTTGCCGGCTGGCAGCTGATGAAATCGCTCGACGTCAGCGAGCGGTACGGCTGGTCGCGCTACGTCGCCCACCAGGTCTATTACTCGCTGGTGGGCCGCGACTATGAGTGGGAGCTGATGCCGCTCGGCCTCGACCAGGGCGTCGGCGCCCTGGTCTGGAGCCCGCTCGGCTGGGGCCGGCTCACCGGCAAGCTGCGCCGCGACCAGCCGCTGCCGGCTGGCAGCCGGCTGCACAACACCGCCGAATTCGGCCCCCCGGTCGATGACGAAAAGCTCTATGCCATTGTCGATGTACTCGACGAGCTCGCCGCCGAGACGGGCCGGAGCATCCCGCAGCTCGCCCTCAACTGGCTGCTGCAGCGCCCCACCGTCTCCTCAGTGATCATCGGCGCCCGCAACGAACAGCAGTTGCGCCAGAACCTCGGCGCTATCGGCTGGTCGCTCGATGCCGCCCAGGTCGCCCGGCTCGACGCCGCCAGCGCGGTCACACCCTCGTATCCGCGCTTCCCGTATTATCGACAGGCGGGGTTCGCCCGGCTCGATCCACCGGCGGTGTGACGGATCTCAGCTCGCCGCATCGTGGCTTTCCCCTCATCCGGCGCTGCGCGCCACCTCCGGGCGAGGGCTACGCCCTCGTCCCGCGACCCCGACGGGGAGAAGAACAGAGCGCCGACTGTCGCAGTCGGGCATTCCTCTCCCCGTCGGGGAGAGGGTGGATCGCGCGCAGCGCGAGACGGGTGAGGGGTTGGAGGGCACCAAGCCAGAAACAAAAAAGGCCCGCTACACCAGCAGCGGGCCTTCCA from Devosia sp. A16 encodes the following:
- a CDS encoding MFS transporter, which gives rise to MPLALYALTAGAFGIGVTEFVIMGLLLEVGADLGVSVATAGLLISGYALGVVVGAPLLTSLTARWPRKTTLLVLMAIFTLGNIACAIAPSYGMLMAARVLTSLAHGTFFGVGSVVATSLVAPGRRASAIAVMFTGLTVANILGVPFGTWLGQLTSWRTTFWAVAAIGIVAMLVIATLVPRDKAAPEADDWRADLRAMLRGPVLFGLLLTVLGFGGVFTVFTYTAPVLTEVSGFPEAMVSPILLVFGGGLVVGNLLGGKLADRNLLWSVLGTLAALGLVMLAMSLALSNPVTAVIAVGLLGAAGFATVAPLQLWVLEKAGGAGTSLASSLNIAAFNLGNALGAWLGGGALEQGLGLTALPLVGAVLPLLALALLLLSLLLRRSAPLATSN
- a CDS encoding LysR substrate-binding domain-containing protein, with translation MSRSEVNRFGEMDVFVRVVDMGGFSAAARTLRMTPSAVSKLMARLETRLGTRLLSRSTRTLQLTPEGTAFYESSLRILADLEEAERGAGAAEQPAGRIRLNTSASYGTHILTPLLPEFLALYPGISLNVVQTDAIVDLYAERTDVAVRAGPLKNSSLMARKLGATRMVIVASPGYLARHGTPASATQLEAHNRLNFCYRRTVEGWPLKEGNKLVTVPVAGNLQASDGEALRQMAVAGVGITRLAAFTVRDDLAAGRLVPVLEQHNPGDLEDFHAVFSGQGGYLPARVRVLLDFLAERGRVG
- a CDS encoding aldo/keto reductase, whose protein sequence is MDYRTLGASGLKIPALSFGAGTFGGSGPLFSHWGTSDDAEARRLVDICLEAGVTLFDTADVYSDGASERVLGAALKGRRHQALISTKTGLPMGDGPAEAGTSRARLIGGVDAALTRLGTDYIDLLQLHAFDAATPVAETLGTLDDLIRAGKLRYVGVSNFAGWQLMKSLDVSERYGWSRYVAHQVYYSLVGRDYEWELMPLGLDQGVGALVWSPLGWGRLTGKLRRDQPLPAGSRLHNTAEFGPPVDDEKLYAIVDVLDELAAETGRSIPQLALNWLLQRPTVSSVIIGARNEQQLRQNLGAIGWSLDAAQVARLDAASAVTPSYPRFPYYRQAGFARLDPPAV
- a CDS encoding nucleoside deaminase — its product is MNETDHKHLVRCAELAEAALATNNDPFGSILVSASGEVLFEEHNWESTGDATRHPEIDIARWASANLSPADRAAATVYTSGEHCPMCAAAHAWVGLGRIVYAASSAQLTEWRTAMGDSPSPVSALPINAIAPGLPVDGPDPALEERMHELHRRRHAMRSQG